The nucleotide window TAGACGGATCGCGGCTCCAGGCGGAGACCGGACAGTTGAGGACACATTCCCCGCATCCGATACACTTTTCCGCATTTCTCCGGGGGCGGTAATTGACGGTAGTCAATGCTTCGACAGATTTGCGCCTGCATGCCTTTACACAGGCGCCGCAAGAAACACAGCGCTCCTGATCCAGCCTGGGCATGGTCATGCCCATAATGCCGAAATCGTGCATTCGTACTTTGGCACAGTCATTGGGACAGCCGGTCAGAGCGATCTTAAAGTGGAGGTCATTGGGAAATACGGCTTTCTCTATCCGCTTCGCAAAAGCCGTGGTGTCATAGCAGGCAAAGGGACAGACCCTGTTCCCTATACAGGCTGTGATATTTCGGGTCCCGGAGGAAGAATATCCGTTTCCGGGGACAGGCTGATTGATATCCAGGCCGTCGATAATGGGCTGCAGCATGGCGTTTACCTTGGGCATATCCTCATAGGAGATGCCGGGGACTTCAAAGCCCTGGCGGTTGGTAAGGTGTACGGTGCCGTCGCCGTAAGTCTCCGCGATCTCCTGGATCATTGAGAGACATTTTGCGTCCAGATGACCGCCTGGCACCCGGATACGGGAAGCGGTCTTCCCGCGCACTTTAGTGACGCGGAAAGCGTTTTTTTTCAGTGCTTTTGTATTGATATCCATAAATTCACCCTCCTAATCAATCAGTGTGCGCCCTTTGGTATAAGGGAAGACCGGACCGTCCAGACAGACATAAGTATCATTGATTCGGCAGTGGCCGCATTTGCCGATACCGCAGCACATCTTCCGCTCTTTTGAGATCCAGATCTGGCTGTCTTCCAGGCCTCGGTTCTTCAGCGCCTGTATGGAGAAGCGCATCATGGCCGGAGGGCCGACCACTATGGCGGCCGCATTTGACAGGTCAGCGAAGGACAGTCTGGGAATATACGCGGTGACCAGCCCCTCCCGGTATTCTGTGCCGCCGCCGCTGTCCACGGTGAGGATTACCTGGGCACATTGGCTCCACCGTGAAAAATCATCCCGGAATAAGATATCGGAAGGGGATTTAAAGCCGGCGATCATGGTCAGGCCTCGTATTTCCGTCATATGACTGGCAAAATGCTCCATGACGCCGCGCACCGGGGATACTCCTGTTCCGCCGGCGACGATGACCAATTCTTTGCCTTTATAATCATTCAAGCAGAAGCCGTTTCCGTAAGGACCCCGGAGAAACATCCGGCCGCCTTTATAGCGCTCAAAGATTTCATTGGTCACTTTTCCCACACGGCGGATCGTCAGATCTATGGTACCGTCGCCAATGCCGCTGACGGAAATGGGAGCTTCGCCGTATTTGGGGATTGAGACTTCGAAGAACTGTCCCGGCTTTACATCGCCCAGATATTTTATGCGGAAGGTGTATTCGATCTCCGTGTGGCGGATGACTTCGACAATTTCAGAGAGAAAAGGGACATATTCATTTTGCTTCATCGGAATTTACCTCCTTCATCGCTTCGGACAGACGGTTCAGACAGTGGGAGAAGGATATGTATTCCGGACAGGCGTCGTCGCACCTGCCGCAGCCTACACACATCTGAAAGCCGCTCTTCTTCTTGAAATCCAGCGCCTTGTGGAGCACTTTATACCGCATCCGTTCACCGCAGGTATTCCGATAGCTTCCGCCTCCGGCCACGTCGGAAAAATCGTCTACCATACAGGAAGCCCATACACGGCGTCTCTCTCCGGCATTTCCATTGTCCGTATAGAATAAGTCCTGCATGGTGAAGCAGGTACAGGTAGGACAGACAAAATTGCATCTGCCGCATCCGATGCAGCGGCTGTCATATTCCTCCCAGATTTTACTCTTGATGACGCCCGCGGTCAGATGATCGGGAATGTGGACCCTGGTCTTGGTTTCCGTGAGATAGGACGGAGAGACCGCTCGCTCGCAGGCGGCATGGCGGCGGAACAGCTCCTGCCATTCAGCGTTTGGACAGTCGATCTGCCAGGCATCGCCTTCCTGATCCAGAGAAAAATCGTAGCCGTCGGCTTTGTTCGTCCCCATATCCACACAGAAGCAGCTGGAAAATGGTTCTTTGCAGCCAATCAGGACAAAGCGGAGTTTATCCCGGCGTTCCCGGTAATAAGGATCCTCAGGACCATTCTGCAGATAAATATGATCCAGACGTTTTAATGCGTGGAGGTCACAGCTTCGCAGGAAGATGACAGCTCCCTTTTGCTTCTGTTCCGGCTCCAGGACGGAACCCTCCGTAAAATAAAATAGAGTCTGGCTGATGGGAAGGAGGATCTCCTTCCAGGAAAAACGGGATTTTTCATGGAGCACAATTTCCTCAGGAGAAGAAATCTTTCCATAACGTACCAGATCCGTGTCAGAAAATGCGCCGCCTTTGGGATAAAGACGGGGGGCGTAGAGGTCGTATTCGAGGGACAGATGCTGAAAAACCTCGGATAACGCCTCTGTTGACAGACAATAACCCATATATCCACCTCTTTCTTTTCGAAGACATTTGTTCTGTCAAGTAATGTATCATTGGGAAAAAAATAAAACCGTGAGCTTTCTCACGGTTCTTTAAAATACTCCATTAGTTTTTCACGGTCAGGTATGAAAAAATGATTTTTCCGGTATTCTACCAATCCAGCCTCACTGAGCTGCTTTACCAGGCGGGAGACGGTTTCCCGCTTGGAGCCGAGAAGCTCTGCCAGGTACGTGATACTTAGATCAAAATCAATGAGAGTGCCGTCGTCCAAAGGGATTCCATAGTCCAGAGACAGCTTCCAGAGCTTGGCGGCCAGCCGTTTGTCTCCGCGCACACTGCCGACCGTGTTTTTAAGCTGATGGTAAAGGCGGCGGATTTTGAGGGCCATGGAAGACATGACGGCCATGGACAGATGAGCGTCCCGTTCCATTAAGCCGAGAAATGTCCTGCGGGGAAAGCAGAGTATCAGAGAATCCTCCAGAATCTCACAGTTTATGGAGGCGGTGGGATCCTGAAGAATGACCTCGTTCAGAGGCTGTCCCGGACCGCAGAGAAAAATCACCTTTTTTTCATACAAATGATTCAATTTATAGAGGGAAGCTTTTCCCTCAGCCAGGAAAAAGACAGTAGATACTGGCTCCTTATCCAGAAAGAGCTGAGTGCCCCGTCGGTATTGTCTCATGATACCGCATCCGGCCAGATCTGCGTAAGTGGACGGCGATATATCTTGAAAGACAGGAATTCGCTTCAGAGCATCTTTCATGGGAATCATAGGGGCCTCCTTTGGTACGAATGGTACAAATAAATTCATTATATC belongs to Qiania dongpingensis and includes:
- the asrC gene encoding sulfite reductase subunit C gives rise to the protein MDINTKALKKNAFRVTKVRGKTASRIRVPGGHLDAKCLSMIQEIAETYGDGTVHLTNRQGFEVPGISYEDMPKVNAMLQPIIDGLDINQPVPGNGYSSSGTRNITACIGNRVCPFACYDTTAFAKRIEKAVFPNDLHFKIALTGCPNDCAKVRMHDFGIMGMTMPRLDQERCVSCGACVKACRRKSVEALTTVNYRPRRNAEKCIGCGECVLNCPVSAWSRDPSKYYRLTLFGRSGKKNPRLGEDFILWADEDSIVKIILNTYHYVEHYIDRTAPGGKEHIGYIVDRTGFEEYKRWALKDVSLPPEAKICTPVYWKGVSYVR
- the asrB gene encoding anaerobic sulfite reductase subunit AsrB, giving the protein MKQNEYVPFLSEIVEVIRHTEIEYTFRIKYLGDVKPGQFFEVSIPKYGEAPISVSGIGDGTIDLTIRRVGKVTNEIFERYKGGRMFLRGPYGNGFCLNDYKGKELVIVAGGTGVSPVRGVMEHFASHMTEIRGLTMIAGFKSPSDILFRDDFSRWSQCAQVILTVDSGGGTEYREGLVTAYIPRLSFADLSNAAAIVVGPPAMMRFSIQALKNRGLEDSQIWISKERKMCCGIGKCGHCRINDTYVCLDGPVFPYTKGRTLID
- the asrA gene encoding anaerobic sulfite reductase subunit AsrA, encoding MGYCLSTEALSEVFQHLSLEYDLYAPRLYPKGGAFSDTDLVRYGKISSPEEIVLHEKSRFSWKEILLPISQTLFYFTEGSVLEPEQKQKGAVIFLRSCDLHALKRLDHIYLQNGPEDPYYRERRDKLRFVLIGCKEPFSSCFCVDMGTNKADGYDFSLDQEGDAWQIDCPNAEWQELFRRHAACERAVSPSYLTETKTRVHIPDHLTAGVIKSKIWEEYDSRCIGCGRCNFVCPTCTCFTMQDLFYTDNGNAGERRRVWASCMVDDFSDVAGGGSYRNTCGERMRYKVLHKALDFKKKSGFQMCVGCGRCDDACPEYISFSHCLNRLSEAMKEVNSDEAK
- a CDS encoding Crp/Fnr family transcriptional regulator, yielding MIPMKDALKRIPVFQDISPSTYADLAGCGIMRQYRRGTQLFLDKEPVSTVFFLAEGKASLYKLNHLYEKKVIFLCGPGQPLNEVILQDPTASINCEILEDSLILCFPRRTFLGLMERDAHLSMAVMSSMALKIRRLYHQLKNTVGSVRGDKRLAAKLWKLSLDYGIPLDDGTLIDFDLSITYLAELLGSKRETVSRLVKQLSEAGLVEYRKNHFFIPDREKLMEYFKEP